The Halobellus sp. MBLA0158 genome has a window encoding:
- a CDS encoding glycosyltransferase, whose amino-acid sequence MVDLTSPQTVLSVLLWAALAVYGLSAIWWLVETALLSRNWAPATDEAWGLDDIQVRILTIDAAAVVQQTVDALPEGIADVRVVAERDIDVEGATVHVVPEEFDCKATNKGRAVEWARRHVACDTEYILYLDEDTLVTGLTGLPDADFVQFTEKPIYTGSRLTYLCEIFRTGYQFEQLGFHRLSYPLYAWGGGFAIRREIEEELGWNVATITEDTNLIWRAADRYDLEYQLVDKRFRNQAPPSLWAMFKQRRRWMSGTIGDDHLLPPWYRPLYFTRVVAWSFSPFVPLLVAASYLLPGTAPGMDLYSLLSTGLLGILFVYMLFGVVAYKKHPVLWPLYLVLTPVAVVLHSVGAMWGLLRPVEEFEVTEKVTADTIEEINAGLDDGELADHDGTERLVRESSDAYDAHLFDD is encoded by the coding sequence GTGGTCGATCTCACGTCGCCACAGACCGTCCTCTCGGTGCTCCTGTGGGCCGCTCTCGCCGTCTACGGTCTCTCCGCGATCTGGTGGCTCGTCGAGACCGCGCTCCTCTCGCGGAACTGGGCGCCCGCCACCGACGAGGCGTGGGGGCTCGACGACATTCAGGTCCGGATTCTCACGATCGACGCGGCCGCGGTCGTCCAGCAGACCGTCGACGCGCTCCCGGAGGGGATCGCCGACGTTCGGGTGGTCGCCGAGCGCGACATCGACGTCGAGGGCGCGACCGTCCACGTCGTCCCCGAGGAGTTCGACTGCAAGGCGACGAACAAGGGCCGGGCCGTCGAGTGGGCGCGGCGACACGTCGCCTGCGACACGGAGTACATCCTCTATCTCGACGAGGACACGCTCGTGACCGGGCTGACCGGGCTGCCGGACGCCGACTTCGTGCAGTTCACAGAAAAGCCGATCTACACCGGCTCGCGGCTCACCTACCTCTGTGAGATCTTCCGGACGGGCTATCAGTTCGAACAGCTCGGCTTCCACCGGCTGAGCTACCCGCTCTACGCGTGGGGCGGCGGCTTCGCGATCCGTCGCGAAATAGAGGAGGAACTCGGCTGGAACGTGGCGACGATCACCGAGGACACGAACCTCATCTGGCGCGCCGCGGACAGGTACGACCTGGAGTATCAGCTGGTCGACAAGCGCTTCCGCAATCAGGCGCCGCCGTCGCTGTGGGCGATGTTCAAGCAGCGGCGACGGTGGATGTCGGGCACGATCGGCGACGACCATCTCTTGCCGCCGTGGTACCGGCCGCTGTACTTCACCCGCGTCGTCGCGTGGTCGTTCTCGCCGTTCGTCCCCCTGCTCGTGGCCGCCTCGTACCTCCTGCCCGGAACCGCACCCGGGATGGACCTCTACAGCCTGCTCTCGACGGGGCTTCTCGGCATTCTGTTCGTGTATATGCTGTTCGGCGTCGTCGCCTACAAGAAGCATCCGGTGCTGTGGCCGCTGTACCTCGTGCTCACGCCCGTGGCCGTCGTCCTCCACTCCGTGGGGGCGATGTGGGGGCTCCTCCGCCCCGTCGAGGAGTTCGAGGTCACAGAGAAGGTGACCGCCGACACCATCGAGGAGATCAACGCCGGCCTCGACGACGGCGAACTGGCGGACCACGACGGCACGGAGCGGCTGGTCCGGGAGTCCAGCGACGCCTACGACGCGCACCTCTTCGACGATTGA
- a CDS encoding DUF424 domain-containing protein encodes MLLRERQTPEGLLVSVCDPECLGETYVDGDVSLEVTEDFYGGEEAAEADAETVIDSLTRASVANIVGERAVGVAVEAGIVDEERVLVVDGTYHAQLLWM; translated from the coding sequence ATGTTACTCCGCGAGCGACAGACGCCTGAGGGCCTGCTCGTCTCGGTCTGCGACCCCGAGTGCCTCGGCGAGACCTACGTCGACGGCGACGTCTCCCTGGAGGTCACAGAGGACTTCTACGGCGGCGAGGAGGCCGCCGAGGCCGACGCGGAGACCGTGATCGACAGCCTCACCCGCGCCAGCGTCGCCAACATCGTCGGCGAGCGCGCGGTGGGCGTCGCGGTCGAGGCCGGCATCGTCGACGAGGAGCGCGTGCTCGTCGTCGACGGCACCTACCACGCGCAGCTGCTCTGGATGTAG
- a CDS encoding tetratricopeptide repeat protein, with translation MTDGERDDHEFSSGQGFDEDYEEFTLDPPELKVDPTKVDPVDSRVVTDELDRRNIASDQVDVEKLIDVGLSYMQINRFEEATETFERAARFGDEDSLEAQEAWVNKGAAHAELEEWDEAIGAYREALRIDDDSEHAASAETNLAYALWNAGEVEEALHHAERAVEIDPRFPQAWYNRGFFLHERGLNEDAVNAFDNAIRLGMRTADVLEEKARALEELGRDEEAERTQQQADELREEREQELLEQGQGGQPEQGGQPQGLGDLVEDAQEPLDRQRER, from the coding sequence ATGACAGACGGCGAGCGCGACGACCACGAGTTCTCCTCCGGCCAGGGGTTCGACGAGGACTACGAGGAGTTCACCCTCGACCCGCCGGAGCTGAAGGTCGACCCGACGAAAGTCGACCCCGTGGACTCCCGCGTCGTCACCGACGAACTCGACCGACGGAACATCGCCTCCGACCAGGTCGACGTCGAGAAGCTCATCGACGTCGGGCTCTCGTATATGCAGATCAACCGCTTCGAGGAGGCGACAGAGACCTTCGAGCGCGCGGCGCGGTTCGGCGACGAGGACTCCCTGGAGGCCCAGGAGGCCTGGGTCAACAAGGGCGCGGCCCACGCCGAACTGGAGGAGTGGGACGAGGCCATCGGCGCCTACCGCGAGGCGCTCCGCATCGACGACGACTCCGAGCACGCCGCCTCCGCGGAGACCAACCTCGCGTACGCGCTCTGGAACGCCGGCGAGGTCGAGGAGGCGCTCCACCACGCCGAGCGCGCGGTCGAGATCGACCCGCGCTTCCCGCAGGCGTGGTACAACCGCGGCTTCTTCCTCCACGAGCGCGGCCTCAACGAGGACGCGGTCAACGCCTTCGACAACGCCATCCGCCTGGGGATGCGCACCGCCGACGTCCTCGAAGAGAAAGCCCGCGCGCTCGAAGAGCTCGGCCGCGACGAGGAGGCCGAACGGACCCAACAGCAGGCCGACGAACTGCGCGAGGAGCGCGAACAGGAGCTGCTGGAGCAGGGTCAGGGCGGCCAGCCAGAGCAGGGCGGCCAGCCGCAGGGCCTGGGTGACCTGGTCGAGGACGCCCAGGAGCCCCTCGACAGACAGCGAGAGCGGTGA
- a CDS encoding universal stress protein, whose amino-acid sequence MYDTILVPTDGSDTAEVAVDHAIDLAEKYGATIHALYVIDVDATSYSLGTEQVDRIRQGHLDEMPEVKESAERATGQVADAAAEHGLTVEEHVRAGQPARAIRKFAEENDIDLVVMGSHGRSGLSRALLGSVAEHVLRETQVPVLVVDEHAER is encoded by the coding sequence ATGTACGACACCATCCTCGTTCCGACCGACGGAAGCGACACCGCCGAGGTCGCCGTCGACCACGCGATCGACCTCGCCGAGAAGTACGGCGCGACGATCCACGCGCTCTACGTCATCGACGTCGACGCCACCAGCTACTCGCTGGGGACCGAACAGGTCGACCGCATCCGTCAGGGCCACCTCGACGAGATGCCCGAGGTCAAAGAGAGCGCCGAGCGGGCGACCGGCCAGGTCGCCGACGCGGCCGCCGAACACGGTCTGACGGTCGAAGAGCACGTCCGCGCCGGTCAGCCGGCCCGTGCGATCCGGAAGTTCGCCGAGGAGAACGACATCGACCTCGTCGTGATGGGATCGCACGGCCGCTCGGGCCTCTCGCGGGCGCTGCTCGGGAGCGTCGCCGAGCACGTCCTGCGGGAGACGCAGGTGCCCGTCCTCGTCGTCGACGAGCACGCCGAGCGGTAG
- a CDS encoding VC_2705 family sodium/solute symporter: MVVAMLALFLVVGYLFKVADTEGMWVAGRSIGNIENGMAIGANWMSAASFLGLAGLVALSGFYGLAFIIGWTAGYFVLLIFLAAQMRRFGKYTAPDFVGDRFNSDTARALGAATTILIGFVYSVGQARGMGLVGLYVFGTDYVTMVVVMMAITVAYLTLSGMMGATKNMAVQYVILIVAFLAAVYVVGIVNGYSTVLPQIEYGALISDLNAEFSQPFANASYFLWIATAFSLVFGTCGLPHVLVRFYTVENERTARHSTVWGLFFIMLLYWGAPALAAFGVDLYDASQYGPTYAASGGMSGGEGDLIVVLAAQLSSLPTWFVGLVAAGGIAAAIATTAGLFITASSAVSHDIYTNIINPDATQREQVLVGRGTIVLLGVIVTVTALDPPALIGQLVALAFSLAAIVLFPMFFLGLWWEKTNRQGALAGMSVGLAIWIAAVVNDLILPFSQAFGDVFPAIGAALVGTPLVFAITIAVSYVTEDPPESTKRLVRQCHSPEPMSRTESAEDVAATDGGHAPGDD; encoded by the coding sequence ATGGTCGTCGCGATGCTGGCGCTGTTCCTCGTGGTCGGCTACCTGTTCAAGGTCGCCGACACCGAGGGGATGTGGGTCGCCGGCCGCTCGATCGGGAACATCGAAAACGGGATGGCCATCGGCGCGAACTGGATGTCCGCGGCGTCGTTCCTCGGTCTGGCCGGGCTGGTGGCGCTGTCTGGCTTCTACGGCCTGGCGTTCATCATCGGCTGGACCGCGGGCTACTTCGTCCTCCTGATCTTCCTCGCGGCGCAGATGCGCCGGTTCGGGAAGTACACCGCCCCCGACTTCGTGGGCGACCGCTTCAACTCCGATACGGCCCGCGCGCTCGGCGCGGCGACGACGATCCTGATCGGGTTCGTCTACTCCGTCGGGCAGGCGCGCGGGATGGGCCTCGTCGGCCTCTACGTCTTCGGGACCGACTACGTCACGATGGTCGTCGTGATGATGGCGATCACCGTCGCCTACCTGACCCTCTCGGGGATGATGGGCGCGACGAAGAATATGGCCGTCCAGTACGTCATCCTCATCGTCGCCTTCCTCGCGGCGGTCTACGTCGTCGGCATCGTCAACGGCTACTCGACCGTCCTGCCGCAGATCGAGTACGGCGCGCTCATCAGCGACCTCAACGCCGAGTTCTCCCAGCCGTTCGCCAACGCCTCGTACTTCCTGTGGATCGCGACCGCGTTCTCGCTCGTCTTCGGGACCTGCGGGCTCCCGCACGTCTTAGTCCGCTTCTACACGGTCGAGAACGAGCGGACCGCCCGCCACTCGACCGTCTGGGGGCTGTTCTTCATCATGCTGCTGTACTGGGGCGCGCCGGCGCTGGCGGCCTTCGGCGTCGACCTCTACGACGCCTCGCAGTACGGCCCGACCTACGCCGCCTCCGGCGGGATGTCCGGCGGCGAGGGCGACCTCATCGTCGTGCTCGCGGCGCAGCTGTCGAGCCTCCCGACGTGGTTCGTCGGCCTCGTCGCGGCCGGCGGCATCGCCGCCGCCATCGCGACCACGGCCGGGCTCTTCATCACCGCCTCCTCGGCGGTCTCTCACGACATCTACACCAACATCATCAACCCCGACGCGACCCAGCGCGAGCAGGTGCTCGTCGGCCGCGGGACGATCGTCCTCCTGGGGGTCATCGTCACGGTCACGGCGCTGGACCCGCCGGCCCTCATCGGTCAGCTCGTCGCCCTGGCGTTCTCGCTGGCGGCGATCGTGCTGTTCCCGATGTTCTTCCTCGGGCTGTGGTGGGAGAAGACGAACCGCCAGGGCGCCCTCGCGGGGATGTCCGTCGGGCTCGCGATCTGGATCGCGGCCGTCGTCAACGACCTCATCCTCCCGTTCAGCCAGGCCTTCGGGGACGTCTTCCCCGCGATCGGCGCCGCCTTGGTCGGCACGCCGCTCGTGTTCGCGATCACGATCGCGGTCTCGTACGTGACAGAGGACCCGCCGGAGTCGACGAAGCGGCTGGTCCGGCAGTGTCACAGCCCCGAGCCGATGTCCCGAACCGAGAGCGCGGAAGACGTCGCGGCGACAGACGGGGGTCACGCCCCCGGTGACGACTGA
- a CDS encoding DUF4212 domain-containing protein has translation MTDTDTHGAAGAPSGGVAADRAGDATDDCTETDDRGRAVPDGGVADGDVDYLEAEINLLKPSTPFMRDHLKQVWAGFLAWVVLTWGPVTATYLAPGLMTQPIPIIDFPAHYFSVAFLAPTSSLVLAFIYSRRRDRLDEKYGIDHSTAEVDAGGDADAETAAADGGEVQ, from the coding sequence ATGACAGACACAGACACTCACGGCGCGGCCGGCGCTCCCAGCGGGGGCGTAGCGGCGGACCGGGCCGGAGACGCGACGGACGACTGCACCGAAACCGACGACCGAGGCCGGGCCGTCCCCGACGGCGGCGTCGCCGACGGCGACGTCGACTACCTGGAGGCCGAAATCAACCTCCTGAAGCCGAGCACGCCGTTTATGCGCGACCACCTGAAGCAGGTCTGGGCGGGATTTCTCGCCTGGGTCGTCCTCACGTGGGGCCCGGTGACGGCGACGTACCTGGCGCCCGGGCTGATGACCCAGCCGATCCCGATCATCGACTTCCCGGCGCACTACTTCTCGGTCGCGTTCCTCGCGCCGACGAGCTCGCTGGTCTTGGCGTTCATCTACTCGCGCCGGCGCGACAGGCTCGACGAGAAGTACGGCATCGACCACTCGACCGCCGAGGTCGACGCGGGCGGCGACGCCGACGCCGAGACGGCCGCCGCCGACGGGGGTGAGGTGCAGTGA
- the acs gene encoding acetate--CoA ligase, giving the protein MGDDDVELEARLAEQDVFEPSEAFVEQANVADDAIYEEFEENWPECWQAAADLLSWDDDYDTVLDDSNPPFYEWFTGGELNASANCLDRHLDERGDEAAIEWVGEPVEEDDRTYTYAELHREVNEFAAALRDLGVGEDDVVTMYMPMIPELPIAMLACARIGAPHSVVFAGFSADALATRMNAADSEYLITCDGYYRRGDPLDHLQKANEGLAGVDHEVEATVVVDRLGPNGDGFGHDLKGTQHDYGDLVAANQGAEVDPVARDAEDMLFLMYTSGTTGQPKGVKHTTGGYLSWAAWTSQAVLDIEPDDTYFCSADIGWITGHSYIVYGPLALGTTTVMYEGTPDHPDKDRLWQIVDEYEATQLYTAPTAIRAFMKWGSEYPERHDLSSLRLLGTVGEPINPRAWKWYYKHIGNEQCPIVDTWWQTETGGMMVTTLPGVKDMKPGSAGPPLPGVDARIVDTEGEEVGAGRAGYLTVQKPWPGMLRTLYRNDERYIEEYWAEYSDTDSDDPDEWVYFPEDGAKIDDDGYITVLGRVDDVINVSGHRLGTMEIESAIVGVEGVAEAAVVGGDHEVKGEAVYAYVITEEGHAGDDDLRERIVAGVENAIGPIARPEQVIFTPELPKTRSGKIMRRLLEDIANGEELGDTSTLRNPEIVEEIRVQVQD; this is encoded by the coding sequence ATGGGAGATGACGACGTAGAACTGGAAGCGCGGCTCGCCGAACAGGACGTCTTCGAGCCGTCCGAGGCGTTCGTCGAACAGGCGAACGTCGCGGACGACGCGATCTACGAGGAGTTCGAGGAGAACTGGCCGGAGTGCTGGCAGGCCGCCGCGGACCTGCTCTCGTGGGACGACGACTACGACACCGTCCTCGACGACTCGAACCCGCCGTTCTACGAGTGGTTCACGGGCGGCGAACTCAACGCCTCGGCGAACTGCTTGGACCGCCACCTCGACGAGCGCGGCGACGAGGCCGCGATCGAGTGGGTCGGCGAACCGGTCGAGGAGGACGACCGCACCTATACCTACGCGGAGCTCCACCGCGAGGTGAACGAGTTCGCCGCGGCGCTCCGCGACCTCGGCGTCGGCGAGGACGACGTGGTCACGATGTATATGCCGATGATCCCCGAGCTGCCGATCGCGATGCTGGCGTGCGCCCGGATCGGCGCGCCGCACTCGGTCGTCTTCGCGGGCTTCTCGGCGGACGCGCTCGCGACCCGGATGAACGCCGCGGACTCGGAGTACCTGATCACCTGCGACGGGTACTACCGCCGCGGCGACCCGCTCGACCACCTCCAGAAGGCGAACGAGGGCCTCGCGGGCGTCGACCACGAGGTCGAGGCGACGGTCGTCGTCGACCGTCTCGGCCCGAACGGCGACGGCTTCGGCCACGATCTCAAAGGCACTCAACACGACTACGGCGACCTCGTCGCCGCCAACCAGGGGGCCGAGGTCGACCCCGTCGCCCGCGACGCCGAAGACATGCTGTTCCTGATGTACACCTCGGGGACGACGGGTCAGCCGAAGGGCGTCAAACACACCACGGGGGGCTACCTCTCGTGGGCCGCCTGGACGTCCCAGGCCGTCCTCGACATCGAGCCCGATGACACGTACTTCTGCTCGGCGGACATCGGGTGGATCACGGGCCACTCCTACATCGTCTACGGGCCGCTCGCGCTCGGCACGACGACGGTGATGTACGAGGGCACGCCGGACCACCCCGACAAGGACCGCCTCTGGCAGATCGTCGACGAGTACGAGGCGACGCAGCTCTACACCGCACCGACGGCGATTCGGGCGTTTATGAAGTGGGGTTCGGAGTACCCCGAACGGCACGACCTCTCCAGCCTCCGTCTGCTGGGCACGGTCGGCGAGCCGATCAACCCCCGCGCGTGGAAGTGGTACTACAAGCACATCGGGAACGAGCAGTGCCCGATCGTCGACACGTGGTGGCAGACCGAGACGGGCGGGATGATGGTCACCACCCTCCCGGGCGTGAAGGATATGAAGCCCGGGTCGGCGGGGCCGCCGCTCCCCGGCGTCGACGCCCGGATCGTCGACACAGAGGGCGAGGAGGTCGGCGCCGGCCGCGCGGGCTACCTCACCGTCCAGAAGCCCTGGCCGGGGATGTTGCGGACGCTGTACCGCAACGACGAGCGCTACATCGAGGAGTACTGGGCGGAGTACTCCGACACCGACAGCGACGACCCCGACGAGTGGGTGTACTTCCCCGAGGACGGCGCGAAGATCGACGACGACGGCTACATCACCGTTCTGGGTCGGGTCGACGACGTGATCAACGTCTCGGGTCACCGCCTGGGGACGATGGAGATCGAGTCGGCCATCGTCGGCGTCGAGGGCGTCGCCGAGGCCGCCGTCGTCGGTGGCGACCACGAGGTCAAGGGCGAGGCCGTCTACGCCTACGTCATCACCGAGGAGGGCCACGCCGGCGACGACGACCTCCGCGAGCGGATCGTCGCGGGCGTCGAGAACGCCATCGGCCCGATCGCCCGCCCCGAGCAGGTGATCTTCACGCCCGAACTCCCGAAGACCCGGTCCGGGAAGATTATGCGGCGGCTCCTGGAGGACATCGCCAACGGCGAGGAACTGGGTGACACCTCCACGCTCCGCAACCCCGAGATCGTCGAGGAGATCCGTGTACAGGTACAGGACTGA
- a CDS encoding bacterio-opsin activator domain-containing protein, whose protein sequence is MDPPAASEYRRLRRATETHREDLVLRLGGEVGLRPGEMTRVRLADVESHDGTHFLAVRDADGDVARDAYLPAGVEHDLRKYAGSVGAGEDDPLLTVSPRRLQMLVGEVADRVDGVDASSRDLRWHFAAELIDDGVPPRVVCALGGWRLERLAPLLSDPDREAVAAALDGAATALDGLGRDVALAADLGAELLGVATVDETARTACACLADAEGVRFAWLAERTGEAFAVREAVGVDAAAAETALDGYDPDARARDERDVRVRESERGPLALVPVRRDDTRWGVLGIGVRRPVGDARRDALAVLGTQVGHALAAVQRKRLLLADTVVELDFRCPAASSFVADLSGALDCRVELSGAVPVGDGSLLYYLVTRGAGADPVLSHADAADAVADTRLIEDYGDGAAVEVVVTDAPALALVDRGARVRSLVAEDGAATLTGEIPGDADVRAAVDAVTDAYPGVSLSAKRQEDRPVETDVGFRERLADRLSDRQATVLRAAYHSGYFEWPRGSTAEELADSLEVSSPTLHNHLRKAQQKLLTAFFDDAAPRSEL, encoded by the coding sequence ATGGATCCCCCGGCCGCCAGCGAGTACCGTCGGCTCCGACGGGCCACCGAAACCCACCGCGAGGACCTCGTGCTGCGACTCGGCGGCGAGGTCGGACTCCGCCCCGGCGAGATGACGCGCGTCCGCCTCGCGGACGTCGAATCGCACGACGGCACGCACTTCCTCGCAGTCAGGGACGCGGACGGAGACGTCGCCCGCGACGCCTATCTGCCCGCGGGCGTGGAACACGACCTCCGGAAGTACGCCGGCAGCGTCGGCGCGGGCGAGGACGATCCCCTACTTACGGTGTCGCCCCGCCGCCTCCAGATGCTCGTGGGCGAGGTCGCCGACCGCGTCGACGGGGTCGACGCCTCCTCCCGGGACCTCCGGTGGCACTTCGCGGCCGAACTCATAGACGACGGCGTCCCCCCGCGCGTGGTCTGTGCGCTCGGCGGCTGGCGGCTGGAGCGCCTCGCGCCGCTCCTGTCGGACCCGGACCGCGAGGCCGTCGCGGCCGCGCTCGACGGCGCCGCGACGGCGCTTGACGGCCTCGGACGGGACGTCGCGCTCGCGGCCGACCTGGGCGCCGAACTGCTCGGCGTCGCCACGGTCGACGAGACCGCTCGGACGGCGTGCGCGTGCCTCGCCGACGCCGAGGGCGTCCGCTTCGCCTGGCTGGCCGAGCGGACCGGGGAGGCGTTCGCCGTGCGGGAGGCCGTCGGCGTCGACGCGGCCGCCGCCGAGACGGCGCTCGACGGCTACGATCCGGACGCCCGCGCCCGCGACGAGCGGGACGTGCGCGTCCGCGAGTCAGAGCGCGGCCCGCTGGCGCTGGTCCCGGTCCGTCGGGACGACACCCGCTGGGGCGTGCTCGGGATCGGCGTGCGGCGGCCGGTGGGCGACGCCCGCCGGGACGCCCTCGCCGTCCTCGGGACGCAGGTCGGTCACGCGCTCGCGGCGGTCCAGCGGAAGCGCCTCCTCCTCGCGGACACCGTCGTCGAACTCGACTTCCGCTGTCCCGCGGCGTCGTCGTTCGTCGCCGACCTCTCGGGGGCGCTCGACTGCCGGGTCGAACTCTCCGGCGCGGTCCCCGTCGGCGACGGGTCGCTGCTCTACTACCTCGTGACGCGCGGCGCGGGCGCGGATCCGGTGCTGTCGCACGCCGACGCGGCCGACGCCGTCGCCGACACGCGGCTCATCGAGGACTACGGCGACGGCGCCGCCGTCGAGGTCGTCGTGACCGACGCGCCCGCCCTGGCGCTCGTCGACCGCGGCGCGCGGGTCCGCTCGCTCGTCGCCGAGGACGGCGCGGCGACGCTCACGGGCGAGATCCCCGGCGACGCCGACGTCCGCGCGGCGGTCGACGCCGTGACCGACGCGTACCCGGGGGTGTCGCTGTCGGCGAAGCGGCAGGAGGACCGCCCCGTCGAGACCGACGTGGGCTTCCGCGAGCGGCTCGCCGACCGGCTCTCGGACCGGCAGGCGACCGTCCTCCGGGCGGCCTACCACAGCGGCTACTTCGAGTGGCCCCGCGGCTCGACCGCCGAGGAGCTGGCGGACTCGCTTGAGGTCTCCTCGCCGACGCTCCACAATCACCTCCGAAAGGCCCAGCAGAAGCTTCTGACGGCGTTCTTCGACGACGCGGCGCCGCGCTCCGAGCTGTAA
- a CDS encoding acetate--CoA ligase: MTGEGSGRPRLGGERIPPPEWFRRQATVSDPDVYDAFESEWPDCWRRAGDLLSWDDDPETVFRGGETPPFEWFPDGRLNASYNCVDRHLDERKNQRALVWEGPLGDSRSYTYLELHREVNEFAAALRDLGVGEDDVVTLYLPMVPELPVAMLACARLGAIHNVVFAGFSADALAERMARADSAYLVTCDGYYRRGDAIAQKNKADNARLALDHDVEVVVLDHLGQGVHLGPGYHDYGDLVADHAGAEVDPVARDAADSLFRIYTSGTTGEPRGVTHTTGGYLAHVAWTARSVLDIRPEDTHWCSADIGWITGHSYIVYGPLALGTTTVLYGGTADHPEKDRLWKLVDRHAVDVFYTAPTAIRAFMKWGKEHPARHDLSSLRLLGTVGEPIDEPTWRWYREHIGGGECPVVDTWWQTETGAILVSTLPGVDPMKPGSAGRPLPGIGAAVVDAGGEPVDPGESGELVLTRPWPGMPRALANGTGWGARDGRRTAADADSSDSVAPSESPDAGPWRYHPEDGAVADAEGYLTFLGRIDEAVNVAGRRFSTMELESTIVGVEGVAEAAVVGADDESTGTAIYAYVAPERDAPEADLRQRIRDAVEDAIGAVAIPAAVVFTPDLPKTRSGKVMRRLLRAVANDEDLGDTSALRNPEILGELRSRTHDK, from the coding sequence ATGACAGGAGAGGGCTCGGGTCGGCCCCGACTGGGGGGCGAGCGCATCCCGCCGCCGGAGTGGTTCCGCCGGCAGGCCACCGTGTCCGATCCCGACGTGTACGACGCGTTCGAGTCCGAGTGGCCCGACTGCTGGCGCCGGGCGGGCGACCTGCTCTCGTGGGACGACGACCCCGAGACGGTCTTCCGCGGCGGCGAGACGCCGCCCTTCGAGTGGTTTCCCGACGGTCGTCTGAACGCCTCCTACAACTGCGTCGACCGGCACCTCGACGAGCGCAAGAACCAACGGGCGCTCGTCTGGGAGGGCCCGCTCGGCGACTCCCGGAGCTACACCTATCTCGAACTCCACCGCGAGGTCAACGAGTTCGCCGCGGCGCTCCGCGACCTCGGCGTCGGCGAGGACGACGTGGTCACGCTGTACCTCCCGATGGTGCCCGAACTCCCCGTCGCGATGCTCGCGTGCGCCCGCCTGGGCGCGATCCACAACGTCGTCTTCGCGGGCTTCTCCGCGGACGCCCTGGCCGAGCGGATGGCCCGCGCGGACTCGGCGTACCTCGTCACCTGCGACGGCTACTACCGCCGCGGCGACGCCATCGCCCAGAAGAACAAGGCCGACAACGCGCGGCTCGCGCTGGACCACGACGTCGAGGTCGTGGTGCTCGACCACCTCGGCCAGGGCGTCCACCTCGGCCCGGGCTACCACGACTACGGCGACCTCGTCGCCGATCACGCGGGCGCGGAAGTCGACCCCGTCGCCCGCGACGCCGCCGACTCGCTCTTCCGCATCTACACCTCGGGGACGACCGGCGAGCCGCGGGGCGTCACCCACACGACGGGCGGGTACCTCGCGCACGTCGCCTGGACCGCGCGCTCGGTGCTGGACATCCGCCCGGAGGACACCCACTGGTGCTCGGCGGACATCGGGTGGATCACGGGCCACTCCTACATCGTCTACGGGCCGCTCGCGCTCGGCACGACCACGGTCCTCTACGGCGGCACCGCCGACCACCCCGAGAAGGACCGCCTCTGGAAACTGGTCGACCGCCACGCCGTCGACGTGTTCTACACGGCGCCGACGGCGATCCGCGCGTTCATGAAGTGGGGGAAGGAGCACCCCGCCCGCCACGACCTCTCCAGCCTCCGACTCCTGGGCACGGTCGGCGAGCCCATCGACGAGCCGACCTGGCGGTGGTACCGCGAGCACATCGGCGGCGGCGAGTGCCCCGTCGTCGACACGTGGTGGCAGACCGAGACCGGCGCGATCCTCGTCTCGACGCTCCCCGGCGTCGACCCGATGAAGCCCGGCTCGGCGGGCCGGCCGCTCCCGGGAATCGGCGCGGCCGTCGTCGACGCCGGCGGCGAGCCCGTCGACCCCGGCGAGTCCGGCGAGCTCGTGCTCACCCGGCCCTGGCCGGGGATGCCGCGGGCGCTCGCGAACGGGACCGGCTGGGGCGCGCGCGACGGCCGGCGGACGGCGGCCGACGCCGACTCGTCCGACTCGGTCGCTCCCTCGGAGTCGCCCGACGCCGGCCCCTGGCGGTACCACCCCGAGGACGGCGCCGTCGCGGACGCAGAGGGCTACCTCACGTTCCTCGGTCGGATCGACGAGGCGGTCAACGTCGCCGGGCGGCGCTTCAGCACGATGGAACTAGAGTCCACCATCGTCGGCGTCGAGGGCGTCGCCGAGGCCGCCGTCGTCGGCGCCGACGACGAGTCGACCGGCACCGCCATCTACGCGTACGTCGCCCCCGAGCGCGACGCCCCAGAGGCCGACCTCCGACAGCGCATCCGCGACGCCGTCGAGGACGCCATCGGCGCGGTCGCGATCCCGGCGGCGGTCGTCTTCACCCCCGACCTCCCCAAGACCCGCTCGGGGAAGGTGATGCGGCGGCTGCTCCGCGCCGTCGCCAACGACGAGGACCTGGGCGACACCTCCGCGCTCCGCAACCCCGAGATCCTCGGCGAACTCCGATCGCGGACCCACGACAAGTAG